A window of Desulfolucanica intricata genomic DNA:
AGACAATTGCTTTAGCTTCGATCATTTCAGCCACGCGAATAATCTGAATGTTGGTCAGTCCGGTTAAAAGTAGACAATCAGGCCTGGAAAAACATAGAGAGTCACTGATTAAATCACAGCCAAAGCCTGAACTTACATCAATTTCTAAAAGTTCTTTCCCGCTGACTACTTCCGCCTCTAATAATTTCTTTACCTCGTACAGTTTAATAATAGCTCACCCCATAAAAATAATTTATAATTAATAAAGTATAAAAAATAAGGTTATTTTATTATTATTGATAAAATATTTTTATTTAAATAATAATTCTTTTTATTTGAAAAATCAATCGTTTTAATTAATTAAAATGCTATTGATTTTATAAAAAAAACATAATATCCTTGATTATAAAGAAAACTAATTGATAACTATAAATATATGTTATTGTAAACTAACTTTGTTAATAAATTCTTTTATAGCTCGTGGAAAATTATATTTTTTAGAATTATTTTGATAACTGGGTTGGTCTATATTGAACATACGTATAATATTATTTGCATGAAATCTGTAAATTATAGAAAAAACTAATCTTTTAAATATAAACGCATATTTTTTTATATGGTTTTACAATGCTTAGAAAGGTGGTGTATGCTTGAACAATTTAAATAGTACTCCGCGCGGCAGCCGTCTGCATATTGCCCTTTTCGGACGACGTAATGTTGGTAAATCCAGTTTGATTAACGCTCTAACCAACCAGGAACTGGCTATTGTCTCGGAAACCCCGGGAACAACTACTGATCCTGTTTTAAAGTCCATGGAAATATTACCCATTGGCCCCGTAGTTTTAATAGATACGGCCGGTATAGACGATACCGGAGAATTAGGTTATTTACGGGTTAAAAAATCTCTTGATATGCTAAATAAGAGTGATTTAGTCTTACTGGTAATTGACCTTTTAGAAGGGGTCGGAGATTATGAATTCAGTTTGGTTAAGCAGTGCCAAAATAAAAATATACCTGTTATAGGGGTTGTCAGTAAAGCTGATTTAGGAATAACAGCCGAAATTAAAAAATGGGAAGCGATGCTTAAAATTCGCCTGGTTTTGGTAAGTTCAAAAACCCGCCAGGGCTTAGAGAGCTTAAAACGTGAAATAATCAATGCCGCCCCTTCGGATTGGATTGAGCCGGCTATTGTAGGTGACTTAATTTCCCCGGGTGATAATGTAGTTCTGGTGGTGCCCATTGACAAAGCCGCACCCAAAGGTAGATTGATTTTACCCCAGGTGCAGACCATCCGGGATGTTTTGGACCACGGGGCCATAGCTTCTGTGACCAGAGATGAGGAACTGGAGCAGGTTTTAAAGGGATTATCCCATTCTCCCCGCTTGGTGGTTACAGATTCCCAGGTTTTTAAAAGGGTAGCTGAGGTTACTCCTGATACTGTTATGTTAACGTCTTTTTCTATTCTCTTTGCCAGGTATAAAGGTGACCTGGTATCTCTGGTGGAAGGAGCGCGGGCAATTGAAAAATTAAAGCCCGGCAGCCGGGTCTTAATTGCTGAGGCATGCACCCACCACAGGCAGGAAGATGATATTGGTACGGTTAAAATTCCTCGCCTGCTTCAGAAAACCGTTGGAGGGGAACTGAATTTTGAGTGGTCTAGCGGAGTAAAATTACCGGAAGACCTGGCCCGGTTTAAGCTGATTATACATTGTGGGGCCTGTATGATTAACAAGAAGGAGATGCTGCATCGTATTTTAACTGCCCGGCAGGCGGGAGTACCCATAGTAAATTATGGCGTGGCTATTGCTTACATGCTGGGAATATTGAAGAGGGCACTGGTTCCTTTTCCGAAAGCCCTTATGGCACTGGAAGGAAAATAATGATGGACAAAAGGTTTATTAAAGCTTTAGAAAAGGCCCGCCGGGGACGGTTATTACAATATGATGATATTCTGGTTTTACTGTCAGCCGGACCGCAGGAACAAGTAGAGCTTTTTACGCTGGCTGACCGGGTTCGACGGCGTTATATGGGTGACGAAGTGCATATAAGGGGAATTATAGAGTTCTCCAACTATTGTGTCCGGCAGTGCTGTTATTGTGGTCTTCGGGCTGCCAATACCGGGGTTAAAAGATATCGCTTAAGTGAGGAGGTTATTGTCCATACCGCTCAAAAAGCCTACCGATTGGGTTATAGGACAGTTGTTTTGCAGTCCGGAGAAGATCCCTATTATTCTATAGAACGGTTGGCCCGAATTATCCGGCGTATTAAGATGGAAACAGGTTTAGCGGTAACTATGTCGGTAGGTGAGCGTTCCTTTGCGGATTATCAAAGGATGAGAGAAGCAGGGGCGGACCGTTACCTGTTGAAACAGGAAACTTCCGACCCGGTACTTTTTGCAAAGCTAAGACCTCAAACTATCCTTGAAGACCGGGTCCGGTGTTTAAAATGGCTAAAGGAACTGGGGTTTCAGATAGGGTCAGGGAATATGGTCGGTCTTCCCGGTCAAACAATGGAAACCTTAGTCCGGGATCTTGTATTAATGCGCGAGTTGGATGTGGATATGGCAGGTATTGGGCCGTTTATTCCTCACCCGAAAACTCCCCTGGCCGGGAATCCCGGCGGAACACTGGTAATGACACTTAAAGTGTTAGCGGTTGCAAGGTTGATTATGCCGGACGTGAATTTTCCGGCGACTACAGCTCTGGAAACCATTCACTCCGGTGGAAGAAAGCTGGCTCTACAATGCGGGGCAAATGTAATTATGCCTAATATTACACCTGTGGCCTGCCGGGCACATTATAGTATTTATCCCAATAAGGCAGGGACAAAGGAAGAACCGGAAGAATGTCTTTGCTCTATTAATAAACTGGTTGGTGAATTGGGCAGAAAAGTTAGCACAGGATTGGGAGACAGAATTAAAATTTGATATGGAAGGGGCTAATAAAATGGCTGTTGCCACTGCTGATTTCATTAAAGACGAGGAAATCTTTGGGCTTCTGGAGGATGCCGGAAAAGTCGGTGTTGAGGAAATCAGGGAAATTATCAGAAAAGCGGGAAAGGCTAAAGGATTAACCCCTTATGAGGTAGCTGCTTTACTACATGTAGAAGATGATGATATATTAGAGGAAATGTATACGGTGGCTAAAAAAATTAAAGAGGGTATTTATGGGCGAAGGTTGGTGCTGTTTGCCCCGCTGTATATCAGTAATTATTGTGTGAACAGCTGTGTTTATTGCGGTTATTGCACTCATAGCAAAATAGTCCGTCGAAAATTATCTATTGAAGAAATTATAGAAGAGGTTAAGCTTTTAGAAGAACTGGGGCATAAGCGCCTGGCCCTGGAGTGCGGTGAACATCCCAAAGAAAATCCCATAGAATATGTTCTGGAAGCTATCCGGGCTATTTATTCAGTTAAAGAGAAAAACGGCAGTATCAGAAGGGTTAACGTAAATATTGCCGCTACAACTGTTGAGGAGTACAAGCTCCTCAAGGAAGCTAAAATCGGGACTTATATTCTGTTTCAGGAAAGCTACCACCGAGAAACCTACAGTCGAATGCACCCGGCCGGGCCAAAGCGGGATTACGACTGGCATACCACAGCTATGGACCGGGCTATGGAGGGCGGTATAGACGATGTTGGTATTGGTGCACTATTTGGGTTATTTGATTATAAATATGAAGTTATGGGCCTCATAATGCATGCCCTTCATCTTGAAGAAGCCTTTGGGGTCGGGCCGCATACTATTTCTGTACCCAGGTTAAAACCGGCTGCCGGTATGGCCCTGGAAGATTTCCCCTATCTGGTTTCCGACCATGATTTTAAAAAGTTAATTGCTATTTTGCGCCTGGCTGTTCCCTATACCGGTATAATTCTCTCCACCAGGGAATCTGCAAGCTTTAGAGATGAACTGTTATCTATCGGTATCTCTCAAATCAGTGCCGGTTCATGTACCGGTGTTGGAGGTTACCGGAGCCAGTACCAAAAATCATGTAACTGTGAGGAAGAGGATACCCGCCAGTTTGTTGTCGAGGATAACCGTAGTCCGGATGAAGTAATCCGCAGTATTACCGAATCAGGTTATATCCCCAGTTTTTGTACTGCCTGCTATCGCCGGGGGCGTACCGGTGACCGTTTCATGTCGCTGGCTAAAACAGGTGAGATCCAGAATGTTTGCCAGCCTAATGCTATTTTAACCTTCCAGGAGTTTTTGCTCGACTATGCCACTCCCGAAACCGTGGCTGTAGGAGAAAAAGCAATATTAAGCCACCTTAACGAGATATCCAACCCTACAATTCGCCGGAAAACGGAAGAAAAATTATTGCAAATTAAAAGTGGTATTAGAGATTTATATTTTTAAAAGCGGCTAACAGTCGCTTATTTTTTTCTGGAAGAAGGAGGAAAATAATTCCTTGTGTCAAATTATTAAAAATGTAAAATAATGACAGGAATTATTTTTGGGGGGCGAGCATATAATGATATTTTCGCAGTACAAAAAATTGTTGCAACAAATCGGGGAAATACAAAAGCCAATTTGTACACTGGAAAAATCACAGCGGTTGGAACTTTTCGAATTAAGTGCCCGGCAGGAAATCTATGAAAAGGATATTGAAGACAGTATTAAGCTGGTACTTGGTGAATTAAAACGGTGTCTGGAAGACTTTAAGAATTGGCTGGACAATACCACTGTAGTAGTGGAGCAAACCTTTGGTCCGGGAGGGACTCCTAAAAAAATAGTTGCCTTAGAAGAGACCTTTAACAGAGCTTGTTTAATTAAAGAACAAATT
This region includes:
- the hydF gene encoding [FeFe] hydrogenase H-cluster maturation GTPase HydF, producing the protein MNNLNSTPRGSRLHIALFGRRNVGKSSLINALTNQELAIVSETPGTTTDPVLKSMEILPIGPVVLIDTAGIDDTGELGYLRVKKSLDMLNKSDLVLLVIDLLEGVGDYEFSLVKQCQNKNIPVIGVVSKADLGITAEIKKWEAMLKIRLVLVSSKTRQGLESLKREIINAAPSDWIEPAIVGDLISPGDNVVLVVPIDKAAPKGRLILPQVQTIRDVLDHGAIASVTRDEELEQVLKGLSHSPRLVVTDSQVFKRVAEVTPDTVMLTSFSILFARYKGDLVSLVEGARAIEKLKPGSRVLIAEACTHHRQEDDIGTVKIPRLLQKTVGGELNFEWSSGVKLPEDLARFKLIIHCGACMINKKEMLHRILTARQAGVPIVNYGVAIAYMLGILKRALVPFPKALMALEGK
- the hydG gene encoding [FeFe] hydrogenase H-cluster radical SAM maturase HydG, whose amino-acid sequence is MAVATADFIKDEEIFGLLEDAGKVGVEEIREIIRKAGKAKGLTPYEVAALLHVEDDDILEEMYTVAKKIKEGIYGRRLVLFAPLYISNYCVNSCVYCGYCTHSKIVRRKLSIEEIIEEVKLLEELGHKRLALECGEHPKENPIEYVLEAIRAIYSVKEKNGSIRRVNVNIAATTVEEYKLLKEAKIGTYILFQESYHRETYSRMHPAGPKRDYDWHTTAMDRAMEGGIDDVGIGALFGLFDYKYEVMGLIMHALHLEEAFGVGPHTISVPRLKPAAGMALEDFPYLVSDHDFKKLIAILRLAVPYTGIILSTRESASFRDELLSIGISQISAGSCTGVGGYRSQYQKSCNCEEEDTRQFVVEDNRSPDEVIRSITESGYIPSFCTACYRRGRTGDRFMSLAKTGEIQNVCQPNAILTFQEFLLDYATPETVAVGEKAILSHLNEISNPTIRRKTEEKLLQIKSGIRDLYF
- the hydE gene encoding [FeFe] hydrogenase H-cluster radical SAM maturase HydE; amino-acid sequence: MDKRFIKALEKARRGRLLQYDDILVLLSAGPQEQVELFTLADRVRRRYMGDEVHIRGIIEFSNYCVRQCCYCGLRAANTGVKRYRLSEEVIVHTAQKAYRLGYRTVVLQSGEDPYYSIERLARIIRRIKMETGLAVTMSVGERSFADYQRMREAGADRYLLKQETSDPVLFAKLRPQTILEDRVRCLKWLKELGFQIGSGNMVGLPGQTMETLVRDLVLMRELDVDMAGIGPFIPHPKTPLAGNPGGTLVMTLKVLAVARLIMPDVNFPATTALETIHSGGRKLALQCGANVIMPNITPVACRAHYSIYPNKAGTKEEPEECLCSINKLVGELGRKVSTGLGDRIKI